Proteins encoded within one genomic window of Companilactobacillus zhachilii:
- a CDS encoding DUF1642 domain-containing protein, translated as MASLKDIKVNINVDTADFIKSLRQLQESIKMDNVRILKGWTKEEREELEDAKETGNLGNFLHNITGYPEDTNCGYVWDNYHKASSREQISIIQDIVDFYTGKAKFSEQKYYIKMPKVNYPYLIRDMGGKFDHAQSPDILGSGENSFTEQEIKAIDSRYMAFAVPVEADDE; from the coding sequence ATGGCAAGTCTTAAAGACATCAAAGTGAATATTAACGTTGATACGGCAGATTTTATAAAAAGTTTAAGACAACTACAGGAGAGCATAAAAATGGATAACGTAAGAATTTTAAAAGGCTGGACTAAAGAAGAACGTGAAGAACTTGAGGATGCTAAAGAAACAGGAAATCTTGGCAACTTTCTACATAATATAACTGGATATCCTGAGGATACGAATTGTGGTTATGTCTGGGATAACTATCATAAAGCAAGCAGCAGAGAACAGATTTCTATCATCCAAGACATTGTAGATTTCTATACCGGCAAAGCTAAGTTTTCTGAACAAAAATATTATATTAAAATGCCTAAAGTAAATTATCCCTATCTTATACGAGATATGGGCGGCAAATTTGATCACGCTCAATCACCTGATATATTAGGCAGTGGTGAAAATAGCTTTACTGAACAAGAAATCAAAGCTATCGATTCAAGATATATGGCATTCGCTGTGCCAGTGGAGGCAGACGATGAATAA
- a CDS encoding ArpU family phage packaging/lysis transcriptional regulator, producing the protein MGLFPELDEDQTIKNVKYYFEHEFPRLKVRSHMNIASIQSPSFDTVGTSGTTRNTQEDKIMGQLWATDLVKATYKMVERMPDGPDNHYFKTIIKYCFLYGKGNTVALEQTGYESSRYFECKRMAMLYFADSFSDYYDMEVNVMKNENSGV; encoded by the coding sequence ATGGGATTATTTCCAGAACTAGACGAAGATCAAACAATTAAAAACGTTAAATACTATTTTGAACACGAGTTTCCAAGGTTAAAGGTTCGCTCACATATGAATATTGCTTCTATACAGTCGCCCAGTTTTGATACAGTTGGAACTTCAGGAACGACTAGAAATACGCAAGAAGACAAAATTATGGGGCAATTGTGGGCAACAGATTTGGTTAAGGCTACTTATAAAATGGTAGAGCGTATGCCAGATGGACCAGATAACCATTATTTTAAAACAATTATAAAATATTGCTTTTTGTATGGAAAAGGTAATACCGTGGCTTTAGAACAGACCGGGTATGAATCATCGAGATATTTCGAATGTAAAAGAATGGCTATGTTGTATTTCGCCGATTCATTCAGCGATTATTATGACATGGAAGTAAATGTTATGAAAAATGAAAATAGTGGAGTTTGA
- the ssb gene encoding single-stranded DNA-binding protein translates to MINRIVLVGRLTRDPELKRTANDVAVVSFTLAVNRRFTNSQGEREADFISCIIWRKAAENFANLVHKGSLVGIDGRIQTRNYENKQGNRVYVTEVVVENFSLLESRNANSSDSTNDNSNKAPNYNQSKNSNTNVSDPFADNSKPIDISDSDLPF, encoded by the coding sequence ATGATTAATAGAATAGTCCTAGTAGGACGCCTAACACGTGATCCAGAATTGAAGCGTACAGCTAATGATGTGGCAGTTGTGAGCTTTACATTGGCTGTAAACAGACGATTTACTAATTCTCAAGGGGAACGTGAAGCAGATTTTATCAGTTGCATTATCTGGAGAAAAGCCGCCGAGAATTTCGCTAATTTAGTTCATAAAGGTTCTCTTGTTGGAATTGATGGACGTATTCAAACACGTAACTATGAGAATAAGCAAGGTAATAGGGTTTATGTAACAGAAGTTGTCGTTGAGAATTTCTCATTACTTGAAAGCAGAAATGCTAATTCAAGCGATAGCACTAACGATAATTCAAATAAAGCACCTAACTATAATCAATCTAAAAATTCAAACACTAATGTGAGTGATCCGTTCGCTGATAACAGTAAACCGATTGATATTAGTGATTCAGATTTACCTTTTTAA
- a CDS encoding helix-turn-helix domain-containing protein, with the protein MAKSNIGEWITPEGLLQLEGWARDGLTDEQIAHNIGIVPSTLYEWKKKQSEISETLKKGKSVVDREIENALFKRAKGFTTTETQYKVVPLDDELIDVRRRDYENKWKLKHPEASKQEIQDAAIKGVKTTRRIKLGLVEKEVPPDTTAAIFWLKNRKPEEWRDKHETELSGGLNVHNPYANLTDAELKKIAHEQK; encoded by the coding sequence TTGGCTAAGTCAAATATTGGTGAATGGATAACTCCCGAAGGACTACTTCAATTAGAAGGCTGGGCACGTGATGGCTTAACTGACGAACAAATAGCCCATAATATTGGGATTGTTCCATCAACACTTTATGAGTGGAAAAAAAAGCAATCGGAGATATCGGAGACCCTAAAAAAGGGGAAATCCGTTGTTGATCGTGAAATTGAGAACGCCTTATTCAAGCGTGCCAAGGGATTCACGACTACCGAGACACAATACAAAGTTGTCCCGCTTGACGATGAATTAATTGATGTTAGAAGACGTGACTATGAAAACAAGTGGAAGTTGAAGCACCCTGAAGCATCTAAACAAGAGATTCAAGATGCTGCTATCAAAGGTGTGAAGACTACCAGACGAATTAAATTGGGATTAGTTGAAAAAGAGGTTCCACCTGATACGACTGCTGCTATATTCTGGTTAAAGAATCGTAAGCCTGAAGAATGGCGTGATAAGCATGAGACTGAGTTATCCGGTGGTTTAAATGTTCATAACCCGTATGCCAATCTTACTGATGCCGAATTGAAGAAGATTGCTCATGAACAGAAATGA